The following proteins are co-located in the Paraphotobacterium marinum genome:
- the yghU gene encoding glutathione-dependent disulfide-bond oxidoreductase, whose product MTNTPYIPPKIWVNESKSDNQWANINRPESGARFDRDLPTGAHPFQLYSLGTPNGQKVTIMFEELLALGIKEAEYDAFLIKIGESDQFSSGFVNINPNSKIPALVDTTNNNINIFESASILVYLAEKFGHFLEKSGNTRIQTFNWLFWSQGAAPFLGGGFGHFFSYADEKLEYPINRFTMEAKRQLDLLDKHLEKNKYINGDSYSIADMAIWPWYGNLVLGRLYDGSSEFLQVKNYTNLVKWAQMIEKRPAVQRGRIVNRTFGNEWEQLPERHSSTDIDKVLAQKP is encoded by the coding sequence ATGACAAATACACCATATATTCCCCCCAAGATATGGGTAAATGAATCAAAGTCAGATAATCAATGGGCTAATATAAATAGACCAGAATCTGGTGCAAGATTTGATAGAGACTTACCCACAGGAGCTCATCCATTCCAACTTTATTCACTGGGAACACCTAATGGACAAAAAGTTACCATTATGTTTGAAGAGCTGTTAGCTCTTGGAATTAAAGAGGCCGAATATGATGCCTTTCTAATAAAAATAGGTGAATCCGATCAATTTTCGAGTGGATTTGTCAACATTAATCCAAACTCAAAAATTCCTGCGCTTGTGGACACAACTAATAACAACATTAATATCTTTGAATCTGCATCTATTTTAGTTTATCTTGCTGAAAAATTTGGACATTTTTTAGAAAAATCAGGTAACACAAGAATACAAACCTTTAATTGGCTTTTTTGGTCACAAGGTGCTGCACCTTTCTTAGGTGGCGGTTTTGGACATTTTTTTTCATATGCTGATGAAAAATTGGAATATCCAATCAATCGCTTTACCATGGAAGCTAAAAGACAGCTTGATCTTCTGGACAAACACTTAGAAAAAAACAAATATATAAATGGTGATAGTTATTCTATTGCAGATATGGCTATTTGGCCTTGGTATGGAAACCTCGTTCTCGGTCGACTATATGACGGTTCATCGGAGTTTTTGCAGGTAAAAAACTATACAAACTTAGTTAAGTGGGCCCAAATGATTGAAAAGCGTCCTGCAGTGCAAAGGGGTAGAATCGTAAATAGAACCTTTGGAAATGAGTGGGAACAGTTACCCGAAAGACATTCATCTACCGATATCGACAAAGTTCTTGCTCAAAAACCGTAA
- a CDS encoding LysE family translocator, translating into MVSTSTLLAFIPVFLFLSLLPGLCMTLALSLGVSLGFKRTTWFMYGELLGVFLISLMAILGVSIIILDFPFLFNIIKWGGSFYLIYVGIKMFMSSSEESMFGDQSTNESTRKGLFIKGFLSAIYNPKGWLLLMSLYPTYIDYKKNLWIQSSSLLSISLLIEGSVMCLYILSGAKLRSYIQKNNKEKYIKKISGAMIACVGLMIIIV; encoded by the coding sequence ATGGTTTCTACATCAACACTTCTTGCATTCATACCTGTTTTTTTATTTTTATCTTTACTACCAGGATTATGTATGACATTAGCTTTATCCCTGGGTGTTTCTCTTGGCTTTAAGAGAACAACGTGGTTTATGTATGGGGAGCTTCTCGGTGTTTTTTTGATATCATTAATGGCCATTTTAGGCGTATCAATAATTATTCTTGACTTCCCTTTTTTATTTAACATTATAAAATGGGGTGGTAGCTTTTATTTGATATATGTAGGAATAAAAATGTTTATGTCATCAAGTGAAGAATCTATGTTTGGTGACCAATCGACCAATGAATCAACCAGAAAGGGGCTATTTATAAAAGGTTTCTTATCTGCAATTTATAACCCAAAGGGTTGGCTTCTCCTTATGTCTTTATATCCTACTTATATTGACTACAAAAAGAATTTATGGATTCAATCAAGTAGTCTATTATCTATAAGTTTATTGATTGAAGGGTCTGTAATGTGTCTCTATATATTAAGTGGGGCTAAGTTACGTTCGTATATTCAAAAGAATAATAAAGAAAAATATATTAAAAAGATTTCAGGTGCCATGATTGCTTGTGTAGGTTTGATGATCATTATCGTGTGA
- the rarD gene encoding EamA family transporter RarD produces the protein MTDKFSGYINIILAYFLWGLAPIYYKLLDGVPSYIVLCHRIIWSFVFILLLVFFFKKFKYIRLILVNKKKVFILFLSSTLICSNWFIYIWSIDQNHILETSLGYFINPIITVFLSMLFLNERLSKWKLIAIIIALMAVIYQVISIGFFPWIALSLATTFGFYALLKKKFPIESQVGLFIETSLFTPVAFFYLLFHSSISVQDYLHYSFLKDLLLVCSGVMTTLPLIFFNNATKKLKLSTVGFFHSDTVLLGFASYFKY, from the coding sequence ATGACTGATAAATTTTCTGGTTATATAAATATTATTTTGGCCTATTTTCTGTGGGGGCTAGCCCCAATTTATTACAAACTTTTAGATGGTGTTCCTTCATATATTGTCTTATGCCATCGCATTATTTGGTCCTTTGTTTTTATTTTATTGCTAGTCTTTTTCTTTAAAAAATTTAAATACATTAGACTAATCCTAGTCAACAAAAAAAAAGTATTTATACTATTTCTTTCATCAACATTAATATGTTCGAACTGGTTTATATACATTTGGAGTATTGATCAAAACCATATATTGGAAACGAGTTTAGGTTATTTTATAAATCCAATTATTACGGTTTTTTTAAGCATGTTATTTTTAAATGAACGCTTAAGTAAATGGAAGTTAATTGCTATTATTATTGCTTTGATGGCAGTTATATATCAAGTCATTTCGATAGGATTTTTTCCTTGGATAGCTCTTAGTTTAGCTACAACTTTTGGCTTTTACGCACTGCTCAAAAAAAAATTTCCTATCGAATCTCAAGTTGGTTTATTCATTGAAACATCACTTTTTACACCAGTAGCATTTTTCTATTTGTTATTTCACAGTTCTATATCTGTTCAGGATTATTTACACTATTCTTTTTTAAAAGATCTATTATTGGTTTGTTCGGGAGTTATGACAACATTACCTCTCATTTTTTTTAATAATGCAACCAAAAAGTTAAAGCTTTCCACTGTCGGTTTTTTTCATTCTGACACAGTATTATTGGGATTTGCATCTTACTTCAAATATTAA
- a CDS encoding tyrosine-type recombinase/integrase produces the protein MAYLIKSADVYTNTELSIVDGKCIIKPISGNIGSLSGLYSKDGEFNRQANRYIFYQKAVKQAKDINPLTQALKHYYTFLEDNNLEWDVFPTIKRMKPTYLFRSHLLKAIKNEDLAASTASTRMNYIVKYYKWLMYEGYLRVSDPKAAPFITEFVGKSRDDMLAHTSKEFSVETTDLRIKVPRDSNSKNIRPLKPLSLENFKILVRYFPHITEELKLQIMIAVGTGLRIQEVATLTLEAIETATPFAESEHIYSVTVGPNNGVQTKFGIKRTIEMSSSLLKEIKKYMISDRRFKRVNKLKNLEPSKRKTSESLLDALNRSEKHEPLFVSSHGYPATSKVIESRWIELKKQIKKEHPKFDHRFHDLRSTYATYRLHDLLENNLPQSQILNLLMMWMGHRNERTTWKYLNYLEQKETFKTKLGLLSQIMHDVIEEEEYE, from the coding sequence ATGGCATATCTTATTAAATCAGCAGATGTATATACCAACACGGAACTTTCTATAGTGGATGGAAAATGCATAATAAAACCGATTTCAGGAAATATAGGATCTTTATCAGGATTATATTCAAAAGATGGTGAGTTTAACCGCCAAGCCAATAGATATATTTTCTATCAAAAAGCAGTGAAGCAAGCTAAAGATATAAATCCTCTCACTCAAGCTTTAAAACATTATTATACATTCTTGGAAGACAATAATCTTGAATGGGACGTATTTCCCACCATAAAGCGAATGAAACCAACTTATTTATTTCGTTCGCACTTATTGAAAGCTATCAAAAATGAAGATTTAGCTGCTTCAACTGCAAGTACACGTATGAATTATATTGTAAAGTATTATAAATGGTTGATGTATGAAGGATACTTAAGAGTTTCAGATCCCAAAGCAGCTCCTTTTATTACGGAGTTTGTGGGAAAGTCTAGAGATGATATGTTGGCACATACCAGTAAAGAATTTAGCGTCGAAACAACTGACTTAAGAATAAAAGTTCCTAGAGACAGCAATAGTAAAAATATACGTCCATTGAAACCATTAAGCCTTGAAAACTTCAAAATTTTAGTGCGTTATTTCCCTCATATTACCGAAGAGTTAAAGCTTCAAATTATGATTGCTGTAGGTACTGGTTTAAGAATACAAGAAGTCGCAACTTTAACCCTAGAAGCCATTGAAACAGCGACTCCTTTTGCTGAATCAGAGCATATTTATTCTGTCACTGTAGGTCCTAACAATGGTGTTCAAACCAAATTTGGCATCAAAAGAACAATAGAAATGTCGAGTTCACTTTTAAAAGAGATCAAAAAATATATGATTTCAGATCGACGGTTCAAGCGTGTTAACAAGTTAAAAAATTTAGAACCCTCAAAACGAAAAACTTCCGAATCTTTGTTAGATGCTCTTAACCGAAGTGAAAAGCATGAACCTTTGTTTGTTAGTAGTCATGGATATCCTGCTACATCAAAAGTTATTGAATCCAGATGGATAGAATTAAAAAAACAAATTAAAAAAGAACACCCTAAATTTGATCATCGTTTTCACGATTTACGCTCCACCTATGCAACCTATCGACTCCATGATTTACTTGAAAACAACTTACCTCAGAGTCAAATTTTGAACTTACTTATGATGTGGATGGGGCATAGAAATGAACGAACAACGTGGAAATATTTAAATTATCTCGAACAAAAAGAAACCTTTAAAACCAAATTAGGTCTTTTATCTCAAATTATGCATGATGTTATAGAGGAAGAAGAATATGAGTAA